gagtccttatattcttttttttttggtttgacTACTGTCCCTCAAGAGACCTGTCGAAAGGTATCTGTCTTCGGGCCAAGTCGAAGTTAACTAATCTGACTCTACAATACCAAACAATCAAAACGAAAGCAACAATACAAAGGTATACAATCTTTTTACAACAATAgtcatcccccaccccacacttaaaagttTGGCATGTCCCCATGACAACAAAGATAAATCATAGTAAGGTAAGGGGACTTCCCTGAAGATCAATCCTGATCAGAGACGGTGCCAGGATCGAGGTGACACTATCGTCCTAGCGCTCAAAGTCATCCTATAATCTTCTTCTCCGACTTGGCCTGTTGAGTGGTCAGAGTGTCAACTCTGGTGCCCAGGTCATCGACAGAAGTGCGGAGACCAGCCATTTCTTGTTCTAGGGCTGTCATGCGGGTACTTCGGCGGGGCTATGATGGGCCCGCCTCATCAGTTCTCGGAGGTGGTGGGACAGCAGCTTCCTCAGAATCATCATCAgattcatcatcatcctcaaccATCACCACCGGTTCTCTTCCATTTCCGATTTTGCTTGCCCATAACAGGGCTTTCAATGGTAATTTCCCATCAACTCTAAGGTTTTCAAGGACTCTAGCAAGACGACACAGCTTGGTGACCAAAGAAGGGAAGTAAAAACCTTTGAGTATCTCAGATGAGCGAATGAACATCTCATCATAGAGGAGCTGGGCGACATCAAAATCCTGGTGGGTCATAAGACTGTAGATAGTCGCTGCCAGTGGCCCATTGACATCATTCGTGTTGCTGGAGGGTAGCAAGCGGCTGTTGATAATGGTGATCCAGCACTTTGCCTCCCAAGTAAGAGACTGTGAGTTCAATGTTATCAGATGCTTTATCTATATAAACTCCTTGTCAGGCACATATATGACATCAAGAATTGGTGTTCAATTGACCCTCAGGCGGTGATAAGCAATATAAGCATCTATTTCCCTCGTGAATACTGGTAGCCGGTACACCCAGTGAATGGCCTCGAGGAACGCATTTACCCGGGTATTACGTACTGTGACAACCTCATATTCCTGGTAGTTGGCATAAAATTCCCTTACCATCTGTACATTTGCCTCCTCCAGTTCCTcaaagaagatgtccagctgacGCCTCTTCACTTCATCAAAGATATTCGGGTATTTCACTTGCAAAGTTGCCCGGTCAATATGCACCTCCGATAACAATTTCTTAGACGTCTTTGCATTGTACCTGTCCTCTGCCGGTTTGGAGACAAACCTAGTGCTTTCAAACTGTGATGCACTAGCTTGACCCCTAGCTCTCGAGGAATTGCCCGGTCCACTAGCAGAGGACCCTGTGTTGCATCTCTTCCTAGATGGATGCATTTTACCTATCAAACAGAGAATCGCCTATCAGTGAGGGTGTGAGTTGTGTGAACTATGGTTggttactcaaacttcaccacAACCATGGTCACATTAGCCCTTATAACTCCATTGGGGAAATTCAACAAATACCTTGTGGGCAAGACACTTTCCTAACATATATAGCTCATATAGATACATCAATGCTTCCCCCAAATCACAATTTGCACTTCACCATTCCGCCCACATACTAGTCTTACACGCACAAGCACACACATCTCTACAACATTGTGCACACACTACTCTACAACATTGTGCATATAACCCAttaaaaagcaagaaaagaagaaaattaaaagaaaaaattcaaCTAGAGATACTACACAATTAAATATTGAACTAAGATAATACTTAAAACAAAAATACAATAGAAGAGGGAGAGAAGAATGCCATACTTGCGGTGAGCAGAGAGTTAGAAGGAAGGGGGTTGGGGAAGATGGgtgggaaagaagaagaagaagaagaagaagaagaagaagaagaagaagaagaagaagaagaagaagaagaagaagagaggagagGATTGTTGGGTTAGGGTTAGAAAGAGAGAGAAATTGGGAAAGTGAGGGGGTTGGGCTGGTGGGTTAGATATTAGTAAGGGggttaaaaaaatattataaaataaaagaagaagaaaagaaagaaaagaaaaaaagaaaaaaacttacCTGGGTGCGAACTGCCGCAGTCGACCGCGGTTGCGGTGGGTTACGTAACGCGAGGCAGAAAGTCGCGTTTCATCGTGGTCCTACCGCAGTCCCACCGCGGTCACGGTGGATGGAGCTACTGTGAGGCAGAATACTCGTCCATCATCGCGATCGCGGTGCGAggaaattcttttttttaaaatttttttaaaGTTACATGAGAAAGAGAAAACAACAGCATTCGTAGGTTGCCTCCCATAcagtgcctgatttaacatcgcgtcACAACGCATGCTCGGATAATAATTCCTCATTCGCGTACTGGGGCTCTTCCAACATTATTATCTCTCTATCCCCTTTCTCTTCTGCCATTCCAAGGTAATGTTCCAACCTTTGCCCATTCACTGTGAACTTATTCATCCCATTTTCTTATTCAATCTCAACAGCTCCACTTGAGAACATTTGCACCACTCTGAAGGGTCCTGACCATCGGGACTTCAACTTACCCGGAAACAACCTCAATCTTGAGTTGTATAACAACACTAGCTCTCTGGATTTGAAGTTTCGGTCCACAATGTGCTTATCATGCATTAgtttcatcctttctttgtacAATCTAGCACTCTCGAATGCCTGGAACCTGAATTCATCTAGCTCATGTAACCCAGTGACTTTGTTGGTGCCTGTTGTCTCCATGTCCAAGTTCAACTGCCGCAATGCCCAAAGTGATTTATGCTCGAGCTCTACCGGAAGGTGGCATGCctttccaaacaccaacttgtatggtgacataccaatcagagttttgaaGGCTGTGCAAAatgcccacaatgcatcatctagcttcTTCACCCAATTGGTCCTTGTTGCATTCACCGGTTTTGTAAGGACACTTTTAATTTCCCTGTTGGACACTTCACTTGCCCGCTCGACTGTGGGTGGTACGGGGTGGTCACTTTATGATGAACTCCATACTTTTCCAACAGTCGTGCGAATGTTCTATTGTAGAAATGGGTTCCGCCATCACTAATTATAGCTCCCGGGGTGCCAAAACGTGTGAAgatgttcttctttagaaagcTTGTTACTCCTTTTGCATCATTAGTTGGGAGAGCcactgcttcgacccacttggaaaCGTAGTCAACTGCTACCAATATGTACTTGTTACCATATGAGCTGACAAATGGCCCTATGAAGTCGATCCCCCACATGTCAAAAAcctccacctcttgaattgtggTCATTGGCATCTCGTGTTGACGAGATATGCTGCCTGTCCTTTGGCATTCATCATAACTTTTGACCCAAGCATGGGCATCCTTGAACAGAGTTGGCCAATACAAGCCCGACTCCAACACCTTAGCTACTATCTGAATTCCTCCAAAAtgtccaccatatggtgaagcatggcaagcctgcaaaatagaatGTTGATATTTCTTGGGGATACACCTccggatcatgttatctacaTATATTTTAAAAAGTAGAGGTTTATCCCAATAATAAGACCAACAATaacgaaagaactttttcttttgaattgaggAGAGTTCATAAGGTACAATACCACTTGCTAAATAGTTAGCAATATAAGCATACCACGGTGCCTCCTCCATTGTCATTACTAGTAACTGCTCATCTGGGAATGTCTCTATTATGTCCTcaacctctaccttcttttcagctcCTTCCAACCTTGAGAGGTGGTAAGCTACTTTGTTCTCTGTCCCTTTACTGTCACGGATCTCTAGATCGAATTCTTGTAACAAAAGAACCCAGTGAATCAAGCGtggctttgactccttcttttctATCAGGTACGTATTTGCTGCATGGTCAGTATAAACATAACTTTTGAGCCAATCAAGTATGACTTGAATTTTTCGAATGCAAAAACGacagccaacatctccttttcCATCACGGTGTAATTGAGTTGTGTACCGCTTAGCGTTTGGCTTGCATAGTAAATCAGGTGCATCAATTTATCCTTTCGCTGCCCAAGACTGCTCCTATAGCATAATCATTTGCGTCGTGCATGAGCTCGaacggttgctcccagttgggtgcaacaatAATGAGTGCATTCACCAATATCTTCTTCATCTCCTCAAATTCCaacctgcaatcattagaaaaTACAAAGGGATGATCTttttcaaggagtttgcataaAGGGTTAGCAATCTTAGAGAAATCTTTTATGAATCGCCTGTAGAACccggcgtgcccaaggaaacttctcacTGCCTTGACTGAAGTAGGCGGTGGAAACTTCTCAATCACGTCAACCTTAGCATAGTCAACCTTGATTCCCTTACTGGACTCTCGATGCCCCAAGACTATcccttcttgtaccataaaatggtACTTTTCCCAGTTCAGCACtaaatttgtctccacacatcttCTTAGCACTCTTCTTAAGTTGTGAAGACAGTCCTCGAATGAATCCCCCACCacagagaaatcatccataaataccttcataatgtcctccaccatgtccgtgAAAATGGCTAACATGCACCGTTAAAATGTCGTCGATGCATtgcaaagcccaaaaggcattctccgaAAAGCAAAGATGTCATACGGATAGGTGAATGATGTTTTATCTCTATTTTCGGGGGCTATtgagatctgattgtaccccgaatatccatccaagaaacagaagTGAGATTGCCCAACCAACCTGTCCAGCATTTGGTCAATGAATGGCAAGGGAAAATGGTCCTTCCTGGTGGTTGTGTTCAATTTTCGATAATCCATGCAAATCTGCCATCCCGTGACTGTACGAGTCGAGATCAACTTGTTATTCTCATTTTGTACGATCATCATTCctccctttttcggcacacaCTGAACAGGGCTGACCTAATTGTTGTCTGAGATGGGGAAGATGATACACGCATCTAACCATTTTATCACttccttcttcaccacctctttcaTATTTGGGTTCAGCCTTCATTGATGTtatctggaaggtttgtgcccttcttccaagagaatcttgtgcatacaaaaagCTGGGCTGATACCCTTTATGTCCGCCATGGTCCAACCAATGGCAGTCTTACATTCCTGTAGCACCTGTAGGAGCTCCTCTACTTGCACATCTAGCACACCAGATGATATAATAATAGGTAAAGTAGAATCATGCCCTAAGAAAACGTACCTGAGGTGAGCTGGGAGTGGCTTCAGCTCCAGTTTGGGTGGTTCCTCTACTGATGGTTTTGTCGGTGGTGTAGCCCTCTTTTCTAACTTAAGGGACTCGAATTGAGGTTCCCTCTTCCAGAATCCTTGGCCTTCGAGTGCCACGACCCACTCTACCAACCCTTCACCATCCATCTCCTCGAAATTTGTTAGAAAGCCCCTAATGGATCTTTAGTAGTCAGGGTCTCATCATCTTCGTGCAGGATCATATCCACTACCTCCACTAGGGAGCAATTAGCATATTCACTGGGTCTCCTCATGGATTGCTGAACattgaatatgacttcttcatcGTTCAACCTCATTTTTAATTCCCAAGTTTCATAATTGATCAGTGCTCTCCAAGTGGCTAAGAATGGCCTCCCTAAAATGATAGGTATCTCTTCATCTACCTGGAAATCCAGAATAACAAAGTCTGCAGGGAATACAAATTTCCCCATttgtaccaacacatcatcaagaatcccTATCAGCCTGTTAACCGTGCGGTCAGCCAGTTGCAAAAGCATCGAAGTCGGTCTAGCTCTGCCAATGCCCAGTTTGGTATATATGGACAGAGGCATCAAGTTTATGCTGGCTCCTAAGTCATATATTTcctttgcaaaggcataactCCCAATAGTGCACGGAATAGTAAAGCTACCTGGGTCAGACATCTTTTGAGCCATGGGTCTTGTCACTACTACACTGCAGGTCTATGTCAGAGTTACTGTGGATAGGTCTTGAAAGTCAAATTTTCATGACATTAGGTCGTTCCTCATCTTTGCATAGCCTGGCATCTCCATCAAAACATCCATCAgaggaatattcaattgaatttgACGAAGCATCTCCATGAATTTCCTGTATTGATCTTCCTTGTTTTGTTTTGCTAGTCTCTGAGGGAATGGTGtaggtatcaccctttgtgcactgCTTGTTGGCTTCTCTCTGTTGGGGTTCAGTGGAACAAGAGGTACCACCTATTCTGTAGCTTGTTCACTCTCCTTAGCCTTACCCTTATCATCTTGAACATGTTCAACCACCACTTTAGTAAGTTCTGCTGATTCATCTACCTCCAATGGAGCTGGAGTGGCTGGCGTAGTCTCTTTGCTGGATTGTGCAACTTCTTGCTCCctgtctaaatctctcccattccAGAGACTTATGGCCATCAGCTGATTCGGGTTTTGCTCCTTGGGGTTAATGTTCATGTCTACTGGCAATGTTCCCTTGGGCGGTTGTTTAAGGACATGGACAGCTGCCCCAATTGAGTTTCAATATTTTTTATTGCTGAGTCATGAACTGCCAACTTTTCCTGCATCTTACCATTTGTTCCAATGAGTTGTTGAAGCAACCCCTGATCTCTACCATGTTGTTATCTTATTgctgaggaggtggttgatatgccAACTGTTGTTGGTTCTGTTGTGGATAGCCCTGTTGTCTCTGATATGGCACCATTTGGCCTTGGGGCTACATACCTCCAGGTTGTGGCATGCTTGGTCTGTACTGCTGATTGGGTGCTGGTCTCCATTGTTGTCCTTCTTTTCTCTGACCCCCAAAGTAGTTGACATAATTCATATCCTCTCTTAACccttggttgtcaccttatccaCTCCATGAACACACATAAGACCGATTAATGTAGGGTGTACACAGTCCTCCATTTGTTATGTCAACAATATGCACTTGCTTTGTACCCATATCATCAATCTTCTTAGTCAATATACTCATCTGAGTCATGGGTGTGGCTATGTTCTCTACATGCAAATTATTTAGGTCAAGAGGAACTGAATGCATTATTGGTGCCAGTGTTCTACCCCTCGTCATCCACCTCGAATTatgggacatcttgtcaagaaggaTTTTGCACTCAGTGAATGTTTTACACAAAAATGCACCCCCAGTTGAAGCATCTACATTGGCCTTTAGATTGTCTGCTAACCCCATGTAGAATCTCTATCCAAGCATCTGATCTAGAATACCATGTGGGGACACTTCACTAGTATCCCTTTGAATCTTTTCCAAGTTTCCTTCAAGGTCTCAGTAGGTTGCTGCTTGTACTGCAATATCTCATCAATCTGTcttgcagtcttgttgggtgggtaAAACTTGTTCAGGAactgcttgactaattcctcccatGTGACAATAGAATTTATTGGCAGCGAATTCAGCCAGGTCTGAGCTTCCCCAATCACAGAGAACGGGAACAGTAACAGCTTGATAGCTTCTAGGGTCACATTTGGCTGTCTTTGGGTCACACAAATCAACAAAAAAAATTCAACTGTTGTTGAGGGTCTTCAATGTGTTACCCGGAGAACAATCCCTTATTCTGCAGAAGGTGCAACATGTTGTTAGTGATCTGGAATGTCTCCGCTTATATTGGGGGCACAGCAATGGCAGTGGCTAGGTTGTCAGCTGGCTTATCCCTGATGTTTCTGTTGACGTTGTTTACGTCACCCATATCAATTTCAAGTTGGTGTGTTTGTTCTGATTGTTTGCTCTTCTTGTTGGCACAGTTCAATGCCCTGAATATTTTCTCGGGGTCTGAGAGTCCTGCAAGCAGTTCTCCAGATCTCGAAGAATTCCTAAGCATACACCTGAATCCCACAAGAGTTCAAAAATGAGAATTTCAATGAAAAACAATTTGTTTAACACCTTAGAAATTTTATCTAAACTAATAATTCCAAcactacttctaagttgtaataaataacaccgttaatttcccggcaacagcgccaaaatttgatcacgcccaactttGCCTTCTAAAAGACAAagcggtcattgcaaatataatccgattttaagtctggagtcgaatcctcagagaactaacctatctattacaactcttagaAATGCTATTATCAACTCAAACAATTTCCAGATGCAAGATTATCAATAAAtattgggtttttgtttaactacttcaaatgatattaaaaataacaatatgctaaatcaaagataattcaatggtaaaaaggtctagggcaTTGATTTTCCCAATTGCTAGTTTAAATCTTAACTATTTTTctataatctcgccgtaataatctatgaggattatgagctatgggttatcgtaattatctctcgatcaactacgataatttactagagcattctctcaaACTACTCTAGCTGATAATTTGTGCAGCTCTGGATTATCCTTGCaaagtttcgttatctctaaccccacttttaagttcaagtaatgaatctcttcaactacccaaaagtggtgttgttcaacagcaGTCTAACCTAGTATTCTTTCTCGAACAACACAAGgcaattagacacgattaatcaagggcccattcaattaatcaccatacaaaacgtagttgaacaatcatataataaatacggctcgattataacaaagTTGAGTCAAAACCTCATCCAataattggttccatcaaccctagatcaaatgtttagctactcataacaaagcaagagaaaactactaaattgttcataatgtgaaattgcaataataaagagaagatagaaaaactctaatgtttggttgatcttctcacacttgttcttgcctccaaagtagtctaaaaacGAGCTTAATACTTTCTTAGGCGAGCTTCTAGAGTTTATAAGGGTTTAGAATATATTTTCCCCGAGTTACACTTTGGTCCCCGAAATTTCTAGCAACTACACAATTCACCGCGGTAAACTATGGCGCGACCGGGTGAGAGCCAAACATTCTGCCTCGCGTCTATGGCTTGCTGCGGTCCAACTGCGGTCCACCGTGGTCACGGTGGATTCAAACCCAGTCCACTTTTTGCTTCTTTCCGCTCGGGTGCTTCTTGATTGGatgttttcttcacattattgactccaaaacactccatagtTCTTCCTAAATTGGATTAGTCATTGAgaagcaaaagaacaccaattagagcattttgttatcatttagcctataaaacaacaataaagcatggtaTAATTAGGGTGTAAATATCATCTATGTAGCCTATTAtcagtgatgtcgtgccatgattatgagaatTAAtgtacaaagggtgatgccgtgatgTTTCCgttgtttcatatggtgaggacgagagtaaaagcacgaagggtgatgccgtgcacgtgttactgtttcattattcttgttgatacaaatgagatgttcattatgcttctctaTTGGTTTACTGTTAGAATTTGATTTTTCCCTGCAGCATGTCCCTttcccatctttatctgttaATTCCTGTTTTTATGGTTCtgttatatatgatttaactgcacagatttatatggttgtcgtgtcctagccttgtcactacttcgccgaggtttggctcgacacttaccagtacatggggtcgattgtactgatactacactctgcactcttttgtgcagatttcggtgttGGACCGTGTGAGTAGcttgaggtagatctgctggcattCGCAGAGCCTGAAGTCCCCTTCTCCCCGTTTTAGTTTCTTCTGTCTCTTCTATTTCAAGAACAGTTATACTTCTTTCATACTTGTGTTTGTAGTAAAAATCTTAGTCGTTCGTGGATTGTGCACCCGATCTTTAGGGTAGCTATGTATTAAACTGTTGGTTTGCTATATCACTTCCGCatttcttaattattttgctTAGCTAATATCTTATTCGATGTGATTAATAAAAATGGTGGTAACAACTgtaattgttggcttgcctagatttcacgagtagacgccatcacgactcccgatggtggaaaattcgggtcgtgacagaatgACAATGTTTTTGATACTATTTCTTAGTTTAACATTGGTTTATAATGAAAACGCATAACTTAGTTTATTTTTTTCGCTAACAGTCATGTAATTTAGTcatacttattttagcatgacttagtacttttagattatgttttatttttattatgacttaCTAATtagaaatatttattttattatttattattaaatattttaggataatTCTATATTATTTTCTATAAAAATACATTATATAGTTGTATCCTACTAGGCCGAAAGAAATATTTGAAGTACAAGTTATATATTTTGTGCTATGACGACTTTActggaaaaaatcaaaaaattcaaaaaatccaagaaaaataGAGAATTGGTTTGATTTATAGATTTAAAAATCAGACACTATTGGTTTGGTGAATGAAAATTGCATACTTCAATTAAATGTCAAAACAAAGAAATCTTTATGATAATTTAATCTAAGCATGTTAAATTATGTGACCAGCTCATCTAAAATTAAGTTATTGACATAACATATgattatttacttaattattttCTCATCACGTTGTGATGATCTGATAGGTCTCTTTGAATTTTAGCCTTTATTTTTGTGTTTCGAGACCACAAC
This genomic stretch from Nicotiana sylvestris chromosome 9, ASM39365v2, whole genome shotgun sequence harbors:
- the LOC138877673 gene encoding uncharacterized protein, with amino-acid sequence MAQKMSDPGSFTIPCTIGSYAFAKEIYDLGASINLMPLSIYTKLGIGRARPTSMLLQLADRTVNRLIGILDDVLVQMGKFVFPADFVILDFQVDEEIPIILGRPFLATWRALINYETWELKMRLNDEEVIFNVQQSMRRPSEYANCSLVEVVDMILHEDDETLTTKDPLGAF